A single region of the Calditrichota bacterium genome encodes:
- a CDS encoding STAS domain-containing protein — MAIKQSIQNGVVVLSISGNLMGGDETKEVHETVKKLIAESNKKFVIDLSKVKWLNSTGLGVLISCLTSVQNADGVLKISGATEKVKSLFIMTKLITVFDAYPSVDEAIAACK, encoded by the coding sequence ATGGCAATCAAACAATCGATCCAGAATGGCGTTGTCGTTCTTTCCATTAGCGGTAATCTGATGGGCGGCGATGAAACCAAAGAAGTGCACGAAACAGTCAAAAAACTGATTGCTGAAAGCAACAAAAAATTCGTGATTGATTTGTCAAAAGTCAAATGGCTGAATAGTACCGGACTGGGCGTTTTGATTTCGTGCCTGACTTCCGTGCAAAACGCTGACGGCGTGCTCAAAATCAGCGGTGCCACGGAAAAAGTCAAGAGCCTTTTCATCATGACTAAATTAATCACGGTATTCGACGCTTACCCCTCTGTTGATGAAGCAATTGCCGCTTGCAAGTAA
- a CDS encoding CinA family protein — protein sequence MEKYKNLVHELINRRITISVAESCTGGLICKLITDISGSSRIFIGGSIAYSYEMKTHWLGVRQETLNKFGAVSAETVREMVNGIISSTKSDIGVAVTGIAGPTGGTPEKPVGTVYIAVKFREKENIDRYFFKGSRDDIRTQAAALIPDLIFSLISDAQ from the coding sequence ATGGAAAAATATAAAAATTTAGTCCATGAATTGATCAACCGCCGAATCACGATTTCTGTGGCGGAATCGTGCACTGGCGGGTTAATTTGCAAATTAATTACGGACATTTCCGGCTCATCGCGAATTTTCATTGGCGGCTCTATTGCCTACAGCTATGAAATGAAAACTCACTGGCTCGGCGTGCGGCAGGAGACGCTCAATAAGTTCGGCGCTGTCAGCGCGGAGACTGTTCGCGAAATGGTAAACGGAATTATTTCTTCCACAAAAAGTGACATTGGCGTGGCGGTTACCGGCATTGCGGGTCCCACAGGCGGGACACCGGAAAAGCCGGTGGGCACGGTTTACATTGCCGTAAAATTCAGAGAAAAAGAAAACATCGATCGCTATTTTTTCAAAGGATCGAGGGATGACATTCGCACGCAGGCTGCGGCGCTCATCCCTGACTTGATTTTTTCACTCATCAGTGATGCGCAGTGA
- a CDS encoding amino acid permease, producing the protein MIGSGVFITLPIVARETGSPLFAVFAWLVGGIIWIPQIFILAEMGTAYPEEGFGYLYLKKAGSKSLAFLYVWTVFWTSDTPSITIITLSASSALAIFYPALDGTIVGKIFAAALIVSLTYVHYRDVKKGGNLQILLTIVKISPLILLMIIGIFYLKSGHLFWTPENVTPDRGFFTLLVAGVAATTWSYAGFPNILYMAGEIKNPRRNLPRALIGSAIGITVAYTFIALATGAIVPHADLVAVHGSFANPFQYLPIFAKFAAAFLAIAAFISMIGATNACIMVQPRIEYAIARDRLFFPIFGHVHPKYETPDYSILLQSGLAILLLFVGNIEDLLGYFTLSYLLQNALVYASIFKLRKRSDYQPTYRAPAWWLMTVFAIIIQLYLAYGTFIAYPTGGVVSAVVIIGSGLPIYFYFSKKQKKR; encoded by the coding sequence GTGATTGGTTCCGGCGTTTTCATTACTCTGCCCATTGTAGCGCGCGAAACCGGAAGCCCGCTGTTCGCTGTATTCGCCTGGCTCGTCGGCGGCATTATCTGGATTCCGCAAATTTTCATTCTCGCAGAAATGGGGACTGCTTACCCGGAAGAAGGTTTCGGCTATTTGTACCTCAAAAAAGCGGGTAGCAAAAGTCTGGCTTTTTTGTATGTGTGGACCGTTTTCTGGACCAGCGACACGCCGTCCATTACGATTATCACGCTCAGCGCCAGCTCCGCGCTAGCGATTTTTTATCCGGCACTGGACGGTACCATCGTCGGGAAAATATTTGCCGCGGCGCTCATCGTTTCGCTGACCTACGTTCATTATCGCGATGTGAAAAAGGGCGGAAATTTGCAAATATTACTCACTATCGTCAAAATTTCCCCCTTGATTTTATTGATGATTATTGGCATTTTCTATCTTAAATCAGGTCACCTTTTCTGGACGCCGGAAAACGTGACGCCTGATCGCGGCTTTTTCACTTTGCTCGTCGCCGGAGTCGCTGCGACTACCTGGTCTTACGCCGGATTTCCCAATATTTTGTACATGGCCGGCGAGATAAAAAATCCACGCCGAAATTTGCCACGCGCCCTGATCGGTTCCGCCATCGGAATCACGGTAGCCTACACATTCATTGCGCTGGCAACCGGAGCCATCGTGCCACACGCCGACCTCGTCGCAGTGCACGGCTCTTTTGCCAATCCGTTTCAATATTTGCCAATTTTTGCCAAATTTGCCGCAGCGTTTCTGGCAATCGCCGCTTTCATTTCCATGATTGGCGCTACCAATGCCTGCATCATGGTGCAGCCGAGAATCGAATACGCTATTGCCCGAGACAGGTTGTTTTTTCCGATTTTCGGCCATGTGCATCCGAAATACGAGACGCCGGACTATTCCATTCTTCTCCAATCTGGCCTGGCAATTTTGTTGCTGTTCGTGGGCAATATCGAAGATTTGCTGGGATATTTCACACTGTCCTATTTGTTACAGAATGCGCTCGTTTACGCTTCCATTTTCAAATTGAGAAAACGATCCGATTACCAGCCGACCTATCGCGCGCCTGCTTGGTGGCTGATGACTGTTTTTGCCATCATCATCCAGCTTTATCTGGCGTACGGGACTTTCATTGCCTACCCAACAGGCGGAGTAGTTTCCGCAGTTGTCATTATCGGAAGCGGGCTGCCGATCTATTTTTATTTTTCCAAAAAACAGAAAAAAAGATGA
- a CDS encoding potassium channel protein — protein sequence MQKRLLISFSLLLVIVCTGTLGYVAIERWNFFDSLYMTVITIGTVGFHEVRQLSFSGRIFTIWLIIFGIGVGGYALANLSAFIVEGHIRHVFRGRKMQKNINQLQKHVIVCGYGRTGVEIVNEFIKSNKPFVIIENDADLAEELKADGFLVIEGDATDDEILEQAGVHRAAGLITTLPNDADNVYVVLTARGMNPKLRIVSRAIDALSSRKLMRAGADKVISPYAIAGKRMANLFIKPGIVDFLDVMTQSEEFELKIEEVKIEKTSPLINQSLRESNIKAETGGATVIGFLNEPGKIMINPPGELILHEGLVLYALGTNEQIQRLCDLAK from the coding sequence ATGCAGAAGCGGTTATTAATCTCTTTCTCGTTGCTTTTGGTCATTGTTTGCACGGGCACTCTCGGATATGTAGCAATCGAAAGGTGGAATTTTTTTGATTCGCTGTACATGACGGTCATCACCATCGGCACCGTGGGTTTTCATGAAGTGCGTCAATTATCTTTTTCGGGCAGAATATTTACCATCTGGCTGATCATTTTCGGCATTGGCGTCGGCGGCTACGCGCTGGCAAATTTGTCGGCGTTCATCGTCGAAGGACACATCAGACATGTTTTTCGAGGTCGAAAAATGCAAAAAAACATCAATCAGTTGCAAAAACACGTTATCGTCTGCGGTTACGGCAGAACCGGCGTGGAAATTGTCAACGAATTTATCAAATCTAACAAGCCGTTTGTGATTATTGAAAATGACGCTGATTTAGCAGAGGAGTTGAAAGCAGACGGTTTTCTTGTGATAGAAGGCGACGCCACGGACGACGAAATTTTGGAGCAGGCAGGCGTTCATCGCGCGGCGGGATTAATTACCACGCTTCCCAATGACGCGGATAACGTTTACGTGGTGCTCACTGCCCGCGGCATGAATCCGAAATTGCGCATTGTGTCCCGGGCGATTGACGCGTTGAGCTCGCGGAAGTTGATGCGCGCCGGCGCGGACAAAGTAATTTCCCCCTACGCCATCGCCGGAAAAAGAATGGCAAATTTATTCATCAAGCCCGGCATCGTGGATTTTTTGGACGTCATGACGCAGAGCGAGGAATTTGAGCTAAAAATCGAGGAAGTGAAAATAGAAAAAACCAGTCCTTTAATCAACCAATCGCTGCGCGAATCAAATATTAAAGCTGAAACCGGCGGCGCCACGGTCATCGGCTTTTTAAATGAGCCAGGAAAAATTATGATCAACCCGCCGGGAGAACTAATTTTGCACGAAGGTCTTGTGTTGTACGCCCTGGGAACGAATGAGCAAATTCAGAGACTCTGCGATCTGGCGAAATAA
- a CDS encoding ATP-binding protein, which translates to MNDFEKLGVFYLGREYDVDDRKMKDDLLLYDSKDLVTHAVCVGMTGSGKTGLGIGLLEEAAIDGIPAIIVDPKGDLTNLLLTFPNLKPDDFLPWINADDARKKDLSPEEFAAKQAELWKNGLAQWEQDGARIRRLRDAAEFAIYTPGSEAGIPVSILESFAAPDAMILEDTDLIRERINTTVTSLLSLMGIEADPLQSREHILLSNILNNFWQQGKDLDLAGLINAIQSPPMTKIGVFDLESFFPSKDRFGLAMKLNNLLAAPGFDIWLKGEALDIDRILFASNGKPRMSIFSIAHLNDAERMFFVSLLLTQILGWMRTQSGTTSLRSLFYMDEIFGYFPPVANPPSKAPLLSLLKQARAFGLGIVLATQNPVDLDYKGLSNTGTWFIGRLQTDRDKQRVLDGLEGANVSGGFNRRKMEQILAGLGKRVFLMNNVHETEPVIFHTRWVMSYLRGPLTRNQIKKLMADKKKFMSASASEPQTKTAAQKKKSASQRPAIPPEIPQYFYPIKKEQSTAANLFYEPMLMGIGSVYFTGKLLKKSVQKNVSLLADFPDGRGFVNWEQGKETNILDDQLNKEPERKNAEFGEPPSTATNPKNYQAWSKDFKEWLYRNKILELWTSRALKMNSFPGESERDFRIRLQMIARERRDEMVEKLRKKYAAKMQSIETKIQRAEFALEREQEQAKQQKVQTVISLGTTLLGAFLGRKAVSRSTVGRATTAARGASRAMKEAKDVARAERKLEDLQRQMENLQGDLAREIEDIKAKFNPLTEELDIFELTPKKSDVSVSLVALTWVPYWLDNKGGMRSAF; encoded by the coding sequence ATGAACGATTTCGAAAAATTAGGCGTATTTTATCTGGGAAGAGAGTACGATGTTGACGACAGGAAGATGAAGGACGATTTGCTGCTTTACGATTCCAAAGATTTGGTAACGCATGCCGTTTGTGTGGGCATGACCGGCAGCGGAAAAACCGGATTGGGCATCGGTTTGCTGGAAGAGGCGGCAATCGACGGTATTCCGGCCATTATCGTTGATCCCAAAGGGGATCTGACAAACCTGTTGTTGACTTTTCCCAATTTAAAACCGGACGATTTTCTGCCCTGGATTAATGCGGACGACGCGCGGAAAAAAGACCTTTCGCCGGAAGAATTTGCCGCTAAACAAGCGGAATTGTGGAAAAACGGACTGGCTCAATGGGAGCAGGACGGCGCCCGAATTCGGCGTTTGCGCGACGCCGCGGAATTTGCAATTTACACGCCAGGCAGCGAAGCCGGTATCCCGGTGTCGATTTTGGAATCATTCGCCGCACCGGACGCGATGATTTTGGAAGACACAGATTTGATTCGCGAGCGAATCAATACCACGGTCACGAGCTTGCTCAGTTTGATGGGCATTGAAGCGGACCCGCTACAGAGCCGCGAACATATTTTGTTGTCCAATATTTTGAATAATTTCTGGCAACAGGGCAAAGACCTCGATCTGGCGGGACTGATTAACGCCATTCAATCACCGCCGATGACGAAAATTGGCGTTTTTGATCTGGAATCATTTTTCCCGTCCAAAGATCGATTCGGCCTGGCGATGAAGCTCAATAATTTGCTGGCAGCGCCCGGATTTGACATCTGGCTGAAAGGCGAAGCCCTGGACATTGATCGCATTTTGTTCGCCAGCAACGGAAAACCGCGCATGTCAATTTTTTCCATCGCGCATCTCAACGACGCGGAACGCATGTTTTTCGTGTCGCTGCTGCTGACGCAAATTTTGGGCTGGATGCGCACGCAGTCGGGTACTACCAGTTTGCGCTCGCTGTTTTATATGGATGAAATTTTTGGCTACTTCCCGCCGGTGGCAAATCCGCCATCGAAAGCGCCGCTGCTTTCTTTGTTAAAACAGGCGCGCGCGTTCGGTTTGGGAATTGTGCTGGCGACGCAAAATCCGGTGGATCTGGATTACAAAGGCCTTTCCAATACCGGCACCTGGTTCATCGGCAGGCTACAAACCGACCGCGACAAACAACGCGTTTTGGACGGCCTCGAAGGCGCCAATGTCAGCGGTGGTTTTAATCGGCGAAAGATGGAGCAAATTTTAGCGGGACTGGGCAAACGGGTATTTTTGATGAACAATGTCCATGAAACTGAACCGGTAATTTTCCACACCCGGTGGGTGATGTCCTATCTGCGGGGCCCGCTGACGCGCAATCAGATCAAAAAGCTGATGGCTGATAAAAAGAAATTCATGTCTGCCAGTGCTTCCGAGCCGCAGACGAAGACTGCTGCTCAGAAAAAAAAATCCGCTTCTCAGCGTCCGGCGATACCGCCGGAAATTCCCCAATACTTTTATCCGATCAAAAAAGAACAATCTACGGCGGCGAATCTGTTTTACGAGCCAATGTTAATGGGTATCGGCAGCGTCTATTTCACAGGGAAATTGCTAAAAAAATCCGTGCAGAAAAATGTTTCCTTGCTGGCAGATTTTCCCGATGGCCGCGGTTTTGTCAATTGGGAACAAGGAAAGGAAACAAATATTTTGGATGATCAGCTAAACAAAGAGCCTGAGCGCAAAAATGCAGAATTTGGTGAGCCGCCATCTACTGCCACTAACCCGAAAAATTATCAGGCCTGGAGTAAAGATTTCAAAGAATGGCTTTACCGCAACAAAATATTGGAGTTGTGGACAAGTCGCGCCTTGAAAATGAATTCTTTTCCCGGAGAGTCGGAACGCGACTTTCGCATTAGATTGCAAATGATCGCCCGGGAACGGCGCGACGAAATGGTAGAAAAGTTGAGAAAAAAATACGCGGCGAAAATGCAGAGCATCGAAACAAAAATTCAACGCGCTGAATTCGCGCTGGAAAGAGAACAGGAACAGGCAAAACAGCAAAAAGTGCAGACGGTTATTTCGCTGGGAACGACATTGTTGGGGGCTTTCCTGGGCAGAAAAGCAGTGAGCCGCTCCACTGTCGGCAGAGCCACAACCGCCGCCCGCGGAGCCAGCCGCGCCATGAAAGAAGCCAAGGACGTCGCACGCGCAGAGAGAAAATTGGAAGACTTGCAGCGGCAGATGGAAAATTTGCAAGGGGATCTTGCTCGAGAAATCGAAGACATCAAAGCAAAGTTTAATCCCTTGACTGAGGAATTAGATATTTTTGAATTGACACCGAAGAAATCGGATGTGTCGGTCTCATTGGTCGCCCTGACCTGGGTGCCGTATTGGCTGGATAATAAAGGCGGAATGCGGTCGGCATTTTAA
- a CDS encoding DUF4332 domain-containing protein: protein MATYKISEIEGVGDVYAKKLSAVNIKTVNALLKKGATKKGRQELAAATGIDESTILKWVNFADLFRVKGVGSEYSELLEKAGVDTVKELKNRNAGNLHAKIVEINQKHKLVRQIPSLGMVQSWIAAAKKLDAAVSY, encoded by the coding sequence ATGGCAACGTACAAAATTTCTGAAATCGAAGGCGTTGGAGATGTTTACGCCAAAAAACTGTCAGCAGTCAACATCAAAACAGTCAACGCATTGTTGAAAAAAGGAGCAACAAAGAAAGGACGCCAGGAATTAGCAGCGGCAACCGGCATTGACGAATCCACTATTTTGAAATGGGTCAATTTCGCCGATCTGTTCCGCGTCAAAGGCGTTGGCAGCGAATATTCTGAATTGCTGGAAAAAGCGGGCGTGGATACAGTGAAAGAGCTGAAAAACCGCAACGCTGGAAATCTTCACGCCAAAATCGTGGAAATTAATCAGAAGCACAAATTGGTGCGCCAAATCCCGAGCCTGGGAATGGTACAATCGTGGATCGCAGCGGCAAAAAAATTAGATGCGGCAGTTTCATATTAA
- the lysM gene encoding peptidoglycan-binding protein LysM, with protein MGFFDFIGNVGASIFGGGKNEAEEIKKLIETDLGDKITDLNVEFNDGQALLSGKCDSHATKEKAVLLAGNIKGVEKVNDDNLTAPEPVEETEFYTIQRGDSLSKIAKRYYGNAMKYPVIFEANREVIKDPDLIYPGQVLRIPKLK; from the coding sequence ATGGGTTTTTTCGATTTTATCGGCAATGTTGGCGCATCCATTTTTGGCGGCGGTAAAAATGAAGCAGAAGAAATAAAAAAACTAATCGAAACCGATTTAGGGGACAAGATCACTGATTTGAACGTAGAATTTAATGATGGTCAGGCGCTCCTTTCAGGGAAGTGCGATTCACACGCGACAAAAGAAAAAGCAGTTCTATTAGCCGGAAACATCAAAGGCGTCGAAAAAGTGAACGACGACAATCTCACTGCGCCGGAGCCGGTGGAAGAAACTGAATTTTACACAATCCAACGCGGCGATTCGCTTTCCAAAATTGCTAAACGCTACTACGGAAACGCCATGAAATACCCGGTTATTTTCGAGGCGAACCGCGAAGTCATCAAAGACCCCGATTTGATCTATCCGGGACAGGTATTACGAATTCCCAAACTAAAATAG
- a CDS encoding DUF937 domain-containing protein — MAGFVDEFMASLGPQVTKELSKNLGIKKNIANQVIPQLVPMILSGLKKQKDEYGGPERVDHILNKYGDPSVLDNLAGLFSQKKQDDSVDPRLGGLLGDSGIKATQMIAEKFNLSGNSAAKLIPMLAPVVLGALTRKRDNEGAGTTGIAALLDQDGDGSILDDVAGFLMQGLFGSGSGKTGSGGGVGNLLGGLLGGLFGGKRR; from the coding sequence ATGGCAGGTTTTGTAGATGAATTTATGGCTTCTTTGGGGCCACAAGTGACCAAAGAGCTTTCAAAAAATTTAGGAATTAAAAAAAATATCGCCAATCAGGTAATCCCGCAGCTCGTACCGATGATCTTGAGCGGCTTAAAAAAACAGAAAGACGAGTACGGCGGTCCTGAACGCGTCGATCATATTTTGAACAAATACGGCGATCCCAGCGTGCTGGACAATCTTGCCGGTCTGTTTTCCCAGAAGAAACAAGACGACAGCGTCGACCCCAGATTGGGCGGATTGCTCGGCGACTCCGGAATCAAAGCGACACAAATGATCGCCGAAAAATTTAATTTGAGCGGAAATTCCGCTGCGAAACTTATCCCCATGCTGGCCCCGGTCGTTTTGGGCGCGTTGACGCGCAAGCGCGACAACGAAGGCGCCGGAACGACGGGGATAGCCGCATTGCTGGATCAAGACGGCGATGGAAGCATTTTGGACGACGTCGCCGGTTTTTTAATGCAAGGACTTTTCGGATCAGGCTCAGGCAAAACAGGCTCCGGCGGTGGCGTGGGCAATTTGCTGGGCGGTTTACTGGGCGGACTTTTTGGTGGCAAGCGCCGTTAA
- a CDS encoding zinc metalloprotease HtpX, with product MNNNFRTFFLMTILTVLFVFVGGEIGGGAGALIAFLFAAAMNFYAYWFSDKMVLKQYRAQEALPGSRLYNIVEKLTKNGNLPMPKVYTIPERTPNAFATGRNPQHAAVVASEGIINLLGDDELAGVMAHELTHVKNRDILTGTIAATIAGSLAMMGQFARFGAAGRNRRQNPLGMILILVGAPLAGMIIRSMISRTREYAADAGGAKISHKPLGLASALNKISAPARQIPLTTGNPAHSHMFIVTPFFGVGGLQRLFATHPPIEDRIRRLEEIARTMQV from the coding sequence ATGAACAACAATTTTCGAACATTCTTCCTCATGACAATTTTGACCGTGTTGTTCGTTTTCGTCGGCGGAGAGATTGGCGGCGGAGCCGGCGCATTGATTGCGTTTTTGTTCGCCGCGGCAATGAATTTTTACGCTTACTGGTTTAGCGACAAAATGGTGCTCAAGCAATACCGAGCTCAGGAAGCGCTGCCCGGTTCTCGTCTGTACAATATTGTCGAAAAACTCACTAAAAACGGTAATCTCCCCATGCCAAAAGTGTACACCATCCCGGAGAGAACGCCGAACGCATTTGCCACGGGCCGGAATCCCCAGCATGCAGCCGTTGTCGCCAGCGAGGGAATAATCAATTTGCTCGGTGACGACGAATTGGCAGGCGTCATGGCGCACGAGTTAACCCACGTGAAAAATCGGGACATTTTGACGGGAACGATTGCGGCGACCATTGCCGGATCGTTAGCGATGATGGGGCAATTCGCTCGTTTCGGAGCCGCCGGACGAAATCGGCGACAAAATCCGTTAGGGATGATCCTGATTCTGGTCGGCGCACCGCTGGCGGGAATGATTATTCGTTCGATGATTTCGCGAACGAGAGAATATGCGGCAGACGCTGGCGGCGCGAAAATTTCACACAAACCCCTGGGACTGGCTTCGGCGTTAAATAAAATTTCCGCTCCAGCGAGGCAAATCCCGCTGACGACGGGCAATCCGGCGCATTCGCACATGTTTATCGTCACTCCTTTTTTTGGAGTGGGCGGTTTGCAGCGACTTTTTGCCACGCATCCGCCAATCGAGGATCGCATTCGACGATTAGAGGAAATCGCAAGAACGATGCAGGTTTAG
- the amrB gene encoding AmmeMemoRadiSam system protein B, with product MAHKLLLFSSALSLILFFAFSCQKQTPKSTAVPAGATIRGLVDTVGFSFTPEQIKSIVQLSEKLEQKQLEQNNQKFASAKWIAGVCPHDDHLLAGRVYVHLFQNLKAKRIVLFGVGHKALKWGARDSLIFDSYDYWRGPFGPVKVSDLRQEIISLLPDTVFTVNNDWQSEEHSVEGIIPFVQYYLPKAEIVSIVVPYMNWDRIQVISNFLSDAFAQIINKHNWKLGEDIAFIFSSDGDHYGDQDWGGRNLAPFGADDDGHKKQNAQDMSLIRENLTGEITAEKLKSFCERVWGDDITEYKIYWCGRFSVPFGLNTVRLLTEKLDKKPLVGYFLRYDDSYHLGKLPLPDIGIGTTAPNNIHHWVGYSAIGYLEKS from the coding sequence ATGGCTCACAAATTGCTTCTTTTTTCGTCCGCTCTATCTCTGATTTTATTTTTTGCATTTAGCTGTCAAAAGCAAACTCCCAAATCAACCGCGGTCCCGGCAGGGGCAACCATTCGAGGTCTGGTGGATACGGTGGGTTTTTCTTTTACGCCGGAACAGATTAAGTCTATTGTTCAATTGTCGGAAAAATTGGAACAGAAGCAGCTTGAACAGAATAACCAGAAATTTGCCTCAGCAAAATGGATCGCCGGCGTCTGCCCGCACGACGATCACTTGTTGGCCGGCAGAGTTTATGTACACCTATTTCAAAATCTCAAAGCAAAACGAATTGTCCTTTTCGGCGTGGGCCACAAAGCGCTCAAATGGGGCGCGCGCGATTCGCTGATTTTTGACAGTTACGACTACTGGCGGGGACCTTTCGGCCCAGTAAAAGTAAGCGATTTGCGTCAGGAAATTATTTCGCTGCTTCCGGATACAGTCTTTACCGTGAACAATGACTGGCAATCCGAAGAGCATTCTGTCGAAGGCATCATTCCTTTTGTGCAATATTATCTCCCGAAGGCGGAGATTGTTTCCATCGTCGTGCCCTACATGAACTGGGACAGGATTCAGGTGATTTCCAATTTTCTGTCTGATGCTTTTGCACAAATTATTAACAAGCACAATTGGAAATTAGGAGAGGACATCGCTTTCATTTTCTCCAGCGACGGCGACCACTACGGCGACCAGGATTGGGGCGGCAGAAATTTGGCTCCGTTTGGCGCCGACGACGACGGACACAAAAAACAAAACGCACAGGACATGAGTTTGATTCGCGAAAATCTGACCGGAGAGATTACCGCGGAAAAACTGAAATCCTTTTGCGAACGAGTCTGGGGCGACGACATTACCGAATACAAAATTTACTGGTGCGGCAGATTTTCCGTGCCCTTTGGTCTGAACACAGTTCGCCTGTTGACGGAAAAATTGGACAAAAAACCGCTTGTCGGCTATTTTCTCCGCTACGATGACAGCTATCATCTGGGGAAATTGCCTTTGCCCGACATTGGCATCGGCACGACTGCGCCCAATAATATTCACCACTGGGTCGGGTACAGCGCGATTGGGTATCTTGAAAAATCATGA
- a CDS encoding DUF362 domain-containing protein — MAAKVFFISAQSEESVVQIREKIDALWQTANFDRCFEAEDMVAIKIHFGEKRNVTHIPAQFWKSTIARLNQKGCKPFFTDTCVLYRSQRSDAVNHLRLAEKHGFSLAETGAPVIIADGLRGRNEIEVKIDGEIFSAVAIATEAVVANGMIVATHVTGHMAAGIGGAVKNLGMGLASRKGKLRQHSSVKPWVDAPKCTGCGQCILWCPENAISMNGAVAVISEKICIGCGECLTVCHFGAVQYNWKTSNDELQKKMAEHALGAIANKRDKICFINVVMNVTKDCDCLGTKQQPVISDIGILASFDPVAIDKASLDLIEQIAGKSLTQLSYPSLNPMVQLEHGAKVGLGKLEYEIVKINEPRR, encoded by the coding sequence ATGGCAGCAAAGGTTTTTTTCATCTCGGCACAATCAGAGGAAAGTGTGGTACAGATTCGGGAAAAAATTGACGCGCTCTGGCAAACGGCAAATTTTGACCGTTGTTTTGAGGCAGAAGATATGGTGGCAATAAAAATCCATTTCGGCGAGAAGAGAAATGTGACGCACATTCCGGCACAATTCTGGAAAAGCACAATTGCCAGATTGAATCAGAAAGGCTGCAAACCATTTTTCACCGACACCTGCGTTCTTTACCGCAGCCAGCGCTCGGACGCGGTCAATCATCTGCGGCTGGCGGAAAAACATGGATTTTCTCTCGCCGAAACCGGAGCGCCGGTCATCATCGCTGACGGCTTGCGCGGACGAAACGAAATCGAAGTAAAAATTGACGGGGAAATTTTTTCCGCAGTGGCGATTGCTACCGAAGCTGTCGTCGCCAACGGAATGATTGTCGCTACGCACGTTACCGGGCACATGGCTGCCGGGATTGGCGGCGCCGTGAAAAATTTAGGCATGGGGCTGGCCAGCCGAAAGGGCAAATTGCGCCAGCATTCTTCTGTCAAACCCTGGGTCGATGCGCCCAAATGTACCGGCTGCGGCCAGTGCATTTTGTGGTGTCCGGAAAATGCCATTTCCATGAATGGCGCTGTGGCAGTGATCAGCGAAAAAATTTGCATTGGCTGCGGCGAATGTTTGACAGTGTGCCATTTCGGCGCGGTGCAATACAACTGGAAAACTTCCAACGATGAATTGCAAAAAAAAATGGCGGAACACGCGTTGGGCGCCATCGCCAACAAGCGTGACAAAATATGTTTCATTAACGTGGTGATGAATGTGACAAAAGACTGCGATTGCCTGGGCACAAAACAGCAACCGGTCATTTCCGACATCGGTATTCTGGCGTCCTTCGATCCGGTCGCCATCGACAAGGCGAGTCTCGATTTAATCGAACAAATCGCAGGAAAAAGTCTGACACAGTTAAGTTACCCTTCTTTGAATCCAATGGTGCAATTGGAACACGGAGCAAAGGTGGGTCTGGGAAAATTGGAATATGAAATTGTAAAAATTAACGAACCGCGGCGGTGA
- a CDS encoding nitroreductase codes for MDFFELIQIRKSVRKFEPKPVPKSEIEKIMSAARLAPSWRNRQSWKFIVVSDRELKKQLILCTDTYNQAWLGREFAIIVACGDPSRSGHRDNLPYFLVDVAIAMQHVVLAATELGLGTCWIGAFDEKKIKELLSVPNHIRVVALSPLGYPAKKDSVVGAIARRVIKSKTRKPLSEVYSTNKWE; via the coding sequence ATGGACTTTTTTGAATTGATACAAATCAGAAAAAGCGTTCGCAAATTTGAGCCGAAACCAGTGCCGAAAAGTGAGATTGAAAAAATAATGAGCGCTGCGCGTCTGGCGCCATCGTGGCGGAATCGGCAAAGCTGGAAATTTATCGTTGTCAGCGATCGTGAATTGAAAAAACAACTTATTCTTTGCACCGACACCTACAATCAGGCCTGGCTCGGCAGGGAATTTGCGATCATCGTAGCCTGCGGCGATCCGTCTCGCAGCGGGCACAGAGACAATTTGCCTTATTTTTTGGTGGACGTCGCTATTGCCATGCAGCATGTTGTGCTGGCAGCCACAGAATTGGGACTGGGAACCTGCTGGATCGGCGCCTTCGATGAGAAAAAAATCAAAGAATTGTTGAGCGTTCCGAATCACATCCGCGTCGTGGCGCTCTCGCCTCTCGGTTATCCGGCGAAAAAAGACAGCGTTGTCGGCGCCATTGCCCGTCGCGTCATAAAAAGCAAAACCCGCAAACCTTTGTCCGAAGTTTACTCAACGAATAAATGGGAGTAG